The Loxodonta africana isolate mLoxAfr1 chromosome 23, mLoxAfr1.hap2, whole genome shotgun sequence genome has a segment encoding these proteins:
- the RNF6 gene encoding E3 ubiquitin-protein ligase RNF6 isoform X1, whose amino-acid sequence MSQSRSRSDDGGEEPSFQDHDHRENERRWQQERLRREEAYYQFINELSDEDYRLMRDHNLLGTPGEITSEELQQRLVGVKEQIASQPDLRNRENGTNTRGSEARREISNDDSLLEWLNTFRRTGNATRSGQNGNQTWRAVSRTNPDSGEFRFSLEIHINDENRGFEIHGEDYASIPLSDTSRDHTRNRHQRSDSPVARRTRSQTSVNFSGNNSNTPRTSLGSEGQNSVDVSYATLGGLRSGVGGSVGIPRTHAPRANVNDHTNQSGDSELRQREGQRFGAAHVWENGARTNVTVRNTNQRLEPIRLRSSFSSRSRSPIQRQSGTVDHNSQRESRASQHTVRRSARRRGIARGFLEQDRETRGTTSTPFPNSRLVSRITVEEEESSRSPVDVRRHPTITLDLQVRRIRRGENRDRDSIANRTRSRVGLAENTVLLESNSGGFRRTVSRLERSGIRTYVSTITVPLRRISENELVEPSSVSLRSILRQIMTGFGELSSLMEAEPEPEIERSGQHLPEMQSDLSDSGTVNDSSQHNEGSSEDRQAQEDSTGMRGESDTTQPHAQNSDSTGDRQLRNTDNLVETGTLPILRLAHFFLLNQGDGDERVRGLTKEQIDNLSTRNYEHNSIDSELSKVCSVCISDYVTGNKLRQLPCMHEFHIHCIDRWLSENCTCPICRQPVLGSSIANSR is encoded by the exons ATGAGTCAGTCTAGATCTAGATCAGATGATGGTGGTGAAGAACCCTCATTTCAAGACCATGATCATCGTGAAAATGAGAGAAGGTGGCAGCAAGAGCGTCTCCGGAGAGAAGAAGCTTATTATCAGTTTATTAATGAACTCAGTGATGAAGATTACCGGTTAATGAGAGACCATAATCTTTTAGGAACCCCTG gagAAATAACATCAGAAGAACTACAGCAGCGGTTAGTTGGAGTCAAGGAACAAATAGCATCTCAGCCTGACCTGAGAAACAGGGAAAATGGGACAAATACTCGAG gctCAGAAGCTCGTAGAGAAATTTCAAATGACGATTCTCTGTTAGAATGGTTGAACACCTTTCGCCGCACAGGAAATGCAACTCGAAGTGGACAAAATGGGAACCAAACATGGAGAGCTGTGAGTCGAACAAACCCAGACAGTGGAGAGTTTCGGTTTAGTCTGGAAATCCACATAAATGATGAGAATAGAGGATTTGAAATTCATGGAGAAGATTACGCGAGCATTCCACTTTCAGATACTAGCAGAGATCATACTAGAAACAGACATCAAAGATCAGATAGCCCTGTGGCTAGGCGAACAAGAAGCCAAACCTCAGTGAATTTCAGTGGTAATAATTCTAACACGCCAAGGACTAGCCTTGGTTCAGAGGGGCAGAATTCAGTAGATGTATCTTACGCAACATTGGGAGGATTAAGAAGTGGAGTTGGGGGATCAGTTGGCATTCCTAGGACTCATGCTCCTCGTGCTAATGTCAATGATCACACAAACCAATCAGGGGATAGTGAACTCAGGCAAAGGGAGGGGCAACGATTTGGGGCAGCACATGTTTGGGAAAATGGGGCTAGAACTAACGTTACAGTGAGGAATACAAACCAAAGATTAGAGCCAATAAGGTTACGGTCTTCCTTCAGTAGTCGAAGTCGTTCACCAATTCAGAGACAGAGTGGCACTGTTGATCATAATTCACAAAGGGAAAGTAGGGCTTCACAGCACACTGTTAGAAGGTCTGCTAGGAGGAGAGGTATAGCTCGTGGCTTCTTAGAGCAAGACAGAGAAACCAGAGGTACCACATCTACCCCATTCCCTAATTCAAGACTTGTGTCCAGAATAACCGTAGAAGAAGAAGAATCCAGCAGGTCCCCAGTTGATGTGCGACGACATCCAACTATCACGCTGGACCTTCAAGTAAGAAGGATTCGTCGTGGAGAAAATAGAGATCGGGATAGTATTGCAAATCGAACTCGATCTAGAGTAGGTCTAGCAGAAAATACAGTCCTTCTTGAAAGCAATAGTGGGGGTTTTCGCCGAACTGTTTCTCGTTTAGAGAGGTCAGGTATTCGAACCTATGTTAGTACCATAACTGTTCCTCTTCGTAGGATTTCTGAGAACGAGCTTGTTGAGCCATCATCAGTGTCTCTTCGGTCAATTTTAAGGCAGATCATGACTGGGTTTGGAGAATTGAGTTCTCTGATGGAGGCTGAACCTGAGCCAGAGATTGAGAGAAGTGGTCAGCATTTACCAGAGATGCAGTCAGATTTGAGTGACTCAGGCACAGTTAATGATAGCAGCCAGCACAACGAAGGTTCCTCTGAAGATAGGCAGGCCCAGGAAGACAGCACTGGAATGCGTGGTGAAAGTGACACCACCCAGCCTCATGCCCAAAACAGTGACAGTACAGGTGATAGGCAGTTGAGAAATACAGACAATTTAGTTGAAACTGGAACACTACCTATTCTTCGCCTTGCTCACTTCTTTTTACTAAATCAGGGTGATGGTGATGAGCGTGTACGGGGTTTAACCAAAGAGCAGATTGACAATCTTTCCACCCGGAACTATGAGCATAACAGTATTGATAGTGAACTAAGTAAAGTCTGTAGTGTGTGTATCAGTGACTATGTAACTGGAAATAAGCTCAGGCAGTTACCTTGCATGCACGAATTCCACATTCACTGTATTGACCGCTGGCTCTCAGAGAACTGCACTTGTCCCATCTGTCGGCAGCCAGTGTTAGGGTCCAGTATAGCAAACAGCCGATGA
- the RNF6 gene encoding E3 ubiquitin-protein ligase RNF6 isoform X2, producing the protein MSQSRSRSDDGGEEPSFQDHDHRENERRWQQERLRREEAYYQFINELSDEDYRLMRDHNLLGTPGEITSEELQQRLVGVKEQIASQPDLRNRENGTNTRGSEARREISNDDSLLEWLNTFRRTGNATRSGQNGNQTWRANNRRRRRIQQVPS; encoded by the exons ATGAGTCAGTCTAGATCTAGATCAGATGATGGTGGTGAAGAACCCTCATTTCAAGACCATGATCATCGTGAAAATGAGAGAAGGTGGCAGCAAGAGCGTCTCCGGAGAGAAGAAGCTTATTATCAGTTTATTAATGAACTCAGTGATGAAGATTACCGGTTAATGAGAGACCATAATCTTTTAGGAACCCCTG gagAAATAACATCAGAAGAACTACAGCAGCGGTTAGTTGGAGTCAAGGAACAAATAGCATCTCAGCCTGACCTGAGAAACAGGGAAAATGGGACAAATACTCGAG gctCAGAAGCTCGTAGAGAAATTTCAAATGACGATTCTCTGTTAGAATGGTTGAACACCTTTCGCCGCACAGGAAATGCAACTCGAAGTGGACAAAATGGGAACCAAACATGGAGAGCT AATAACCGTAGAAGAAGAAGAATCCAGCAGGTCCCCAGTTGA